A genomic segment from Flavobacterium inviolabile encodes:
- a CDS encoding peroxiredoxin-like family protein, with the protein MEHLQEQIEALNKQLAIQLPPEVIAAFNEAIAGLKSRNITQNALKTGASFPDGALLDYKGETVWLSGLQQRKKLIIAFFRGSWCPYCNLELKALQDAYPLILEKEAELIAVSPQMPVYNAALLEEHPFGFKIFTDKDNDLAKQSGIAFTLPDFVIPYYESLGIKLQDFNNTAAAVLPIPAIFVINEDNSIAYRFIDADYRNRIVISELIAAL; encoded by the coding sequence ATGGAACATTTACAGGAGCAAATCGAAGCCCTCAACAAGCAATTGGCCATTCAGCTGCCGCCGGAAGTAATCGCCGCATTTAATGAAGCCATTGCCGGTTTAAAATCCCGGAATATTACCCAAAATGCTCTTAAAACCGGAGCGTCTTTTCCCGATGGAGCCCTGCTCGATTATAAAGGAGAAACTGTTTGGCTAAGCGGGCTGCAGCAACGCAAAAAACTGATTATTGCCTTTTTCAGAGGTTCCTGGTGTCCTTACTGCAACCTGGAATTAAAAGCATTACAGGACGCCTATCCGCTTATACTGGAAAAAGAAGCCGAACTGATTGCCGTTTCACCCCAAATGCCTGTTTATAATGCGGCACTGCTGGAAGAGCATCCATTCGGTTTTAAGATTTTTACCGATAAAGACAACGACCTTGCCAAACAATCCGGCATTGCCTTTACACTACCCGATTTTGTTATTCCGTATTATGAAAGCCTCGGAATTAAATTGCAGGATTTCAACAATACCGCTGCTGCTGTTTTGCCTATTCCTGCTATATTTGTGATAAACGAAGATAACAGCATTGCCTACCGTTTTATCGATGCTGATTATCGGAACCGTATCGTTATTTCAGAACTAATAGCCGCGTTATGA
- a CDS encoding winged helix-turn-helix transcriptional regulator has product MKTKIRITENKICPLEEAVNTISGKWKIPILWQMNEGMKRPSEFLRGIAVVDRRVLNQQLKEMEECGLIRKESFNELPPRVEYTLTALGDELVKVLWSLNDWGKTLVANREKI; this is encoded by the coding sequence ATGAAAACAAAAATCCGCATTACCGAAAATAAAATATGCCCGTTGGAAGAAGCTGTCAATACCATTAGCGGCAAATGGAAAATCCCGATTTTATGGCAAATGAATGAAGGAATGAAACGTCCCAGTGAATTTCTGAGGGGTATTGCCGTTGTGGACCGAAGGGTTTTAAACCAGCAGCTGAAGGAAATGGAAGAATGCGGGTTGATCCGGAAGGAATCATTTAACGAATTGCCGCCAAGGGTTGAATATACTTTAACGGCTTTGGGCGACGAATTGGTAAAAGTACTGTGGAGCCTGAACGATTGGGGGAAAACACTGGTGGCAAACCGGGAGAAAATATAA